In a genomic window of Flavobacterium sp. KACC 22761:
- a CDS encoding alpha/beta hydrolase encodes MKTLLKITNNIFAKSILIVILFMNVNVTNAQAPKATIETNPSLGTLKQINAGLLNVGYMEAGPSNGTPVILLHGWPYDIHSYNEVVPILVAKGYHVFTPYLRGFGTTTFLSKETFRNGQQAALASDIIAFMDALKIDKAVIGGFDWGARTAVVVSALWPERVKGLVSVSGYLVVNLEANLKPLPPTAELGWWYQYYFATERGKQGYTQNTYDFNKLIWKIASPLWNFDKATYDQTAQSFDNPDHVAIVIHNYRWRQSLEAGESKYDNLEKRLAKRPEIKVPTITIGSDFDGAFADGKAYANKFTGKYEHRILKGIGHNVPQEDPKAFAQAIIDVSK; translated from the coding sequence ATGAAAACGCTATTAAAAATTACAAACAACATTTTTGCAAAATCAATCTTAATTGTCATTCTTTTTATGAATGTGAATGTAACGAACGCTCAAGCTCCAAAAGCAACAATTGAAACAAACCCTTCACTCGGAACTTTAAAACAAATCAACGCCGGATTATTAAACGTAGGATATATGGAAGCAGGTCCGTCAAACGGAACTCCGGTTATTTTGCTTCACGGTTGGCCTTATGACATTCACAGCTACAACGAAGTTGTTCCGATTTTGGTTGCAAAAGGATATCACGTTTTTACGCCTTATTTAAGAGGTTTCGGCACCACAACCTTTCTTTCAAAAGAAACGTTCAGAAATGGACAGCAAGCGGCCTTAGCGAGTGATATTATCGCTTTTATGGATGCGCTTAAAATCGATAAAGCTGTAATTGGCGGTTTTGATTGGGGAGCAAGAACAGCGGTTGTGGTTTCGGCACTTTGGCCAGAGCGTGTAAAAGGTTTGGTTTCTGTAAGCGGTTATTTGGTAGTGAATTTAGAAGCAAATTTAAAACCGCTTCCGCCAACAGCTGAATTGGGTTGGTGGTACCAATATTATTTCGCAACCGAAAGAGGAAAACAAGGTTACACACAAAACACCTACGATTTCAATAAATTAATCTGGAAAATCGCTTCTCCACTATGGAATTTCGACAAAGCAACTTACGATCAAACTGCACAATCTTTTGACAATCCAGATCATGTAGCAATCGTGATTCACAATTACAGATGGAGACAATCTTTAGAAGCTGGGGAATCAAAATACGATAATCTTGAAAAACGTTTGGCAAAAAGACCAGAAATCAAAGTTCCAACAATCACAATTGGAAGCGATTTTGACGGCGCTTTCGCGGATGGAAAAGCATATGCCAACAAATTCACAGGAAAATACGAACACAGAATTTTAAAAGGAATCGGACATAATGTGCCACAAGAAGATCCAAAAGCGTTTGCGCAAGCGATAATTGACGTTTCAAAATAA
- a CDS encoding helix-turn-helix domain-containing protein, which produces MENTKNNIISNWLEQNKNPEINKLVEKNLAIANKIQELLKERGLKSVDLARLLNKKPSEISKWLTGTHTYTTKTITKIETVLGADIIHIEAQKEYVYLKVHVGQEEQEDTLFENSEVFSVESSLDKKVS; this is translated from the coding sequence ATGGAAAACACTAAAAATAATATAATTTCTAATTGGTTAGAACAAAATAAAAACCCAGAAATCAATAAATTAGTTGAAAAAAATCTTGCTATTGCAAATAAGATTCAAGAATTACTTAAAGAAAGAGGTTTAAAATCAGTTGATTTAGCACGTTTGCTTAACAAAAAACCATCTGAAATTAGCAAGTGGCTAACTGGTACACACACATATACAACCAAAACAATTACCAAAATTGAAACAGTTCTTGGTGCGGATATTATTCATATAGAAGCTCAAAAAGAGTATGTGTATTTAAAAGTGCATGTAGGGCAAGAAGAACAAGAAGATACTTTGTTTGAAAATTCAGAAGTATTTTCTGTTGAAAGTAGTCTAGATAAAAAAGTATCATAA
- a CDS encoding alpha/beta hydrolase encodes MKTIFKSFLAFALIIFSLVLTSTNVNAQTTPKIKNVVLVHGAFADGSGWKGLYQILTKKGYNVTIVQNPLSSLEDDVRATNLALDKQDGPTILVGHSWGGTVITEAGNHPKVAALVYVAALQPDNGENSIQWLQTAPPAPENGVLAPDDKGIAYYDKAKFHAGFAGDLSKEDADFMFASQGAFYAKGFVTPITKAAWRTKPSYGIVATEDKSINPDIERAMYKRSNTKITEIKGSHVVFISQPEKVANVIIEASKK; translated from the coding sequence ATGAAAACAATATTTAAAAGCTTTTTAGCATTCGCATTAATAATCTTTAGTTTAGTACTTACATCAACAAACGTAAACGCTCAAACTACTCCTAAAATTAAAAACGTAGTATTAGTTCACGGTGCTTTTGCAGACGGTTCTGGATGGAAAGGTTTGTATCAAATTTTGACTAAAAAAGGGTATAATGTAACAATCGTTCAGAATCCGTTAAGTTCTTTAGAAGACGATGTTAGAGCAACAAATTTAGCTTTAGACAAACAAGACGGACCAACAATTTTGGTTGGACATTCTTGGGGCGGAACTGTAATTACTGAAGCTGGAAATCACCCAAAAGTTGCTGCTTTAGTTTATGTTGCTGCTTTACAACCTGATAACGGAGAAAACTCTATTCAATGGTTACAAACTGCGCCTCCTGCTCCAGAAAATGGTGTTTTGGCTCCAGACGACAAAGGAATTGCTTATTACGACAAAGCGAAATTCCACGCTGGTTTTGCAGGAGATTTAAGCAAAGAAGATGCTGATTTTATGTTTGCTTCACAAGGTGCTTTCTATGCAAAAGGTTTTGTGACGCCAATTACTAAAGCGGCTTGGAGAACTAAACCTTCATACGGAATTGTTGCAACTGAAGACAAAAGCATCAACCCGGATATCGAACGTGCAATGTACAAACGTTCTAACACAAAAATCACTGAAATTAAAGGAAGCCACGTGGTTTTCATTTCTCAACCTGAGAAAGTGGCAAATGTGATTATTGAAGCTTCTAAAAAATAA
- a CDS encoding hydrogen peroxide-inducible genes activator — MTIQQLKYIVALDEERHFARAAEVCMVTQPGLTIQLKNLEEEIGIKIFDRNKVPLTPTVLGIEIINKAKKILREVDEIRDFVVNEKNLLEGELKLGIISTLSPYLIPLFIQAMKEAAPNVHFIIKEAYTGVLMKELETGAIDVAIMATPTGNPNLIEHVIFKEPFVAYLNQTHPMANNEFYEMQPGDKTELLLLHHEYCYNAQLLDICGLKSSDKIKEQFTYDINSIETLKNLVRAHLGFAIIPKLSTVNESGGLFKPFKEPVPVREISLVVSDSFSKKLLLEKMNEAIWNCLPESLKKDFSYKKIRWNDSPYFIKAVSKFM, encoded by the coding sequence ATGACCATTCAACAGTTAAAATATATTGTCGCTTTAGACGAAGAACGTCATTTTGCAAGAGCCGCCGAAGTTTGCATGGTAACACAACCCGGACTTACGATTCAGCTAAAAAATCTCGAAGAAGAAATTGGAATCAAGATTTTTGACCGAAACAAAGTGCCGCTCACGCCAACCGTTCTTGGAATTGAGATTATCAATAAAGCCAAAAAGATTCTTCGTGAAGTTGATGAAATCAGGGATTTTGTGGTGAATGAGAAAAATCTATTGGAAGGAGAATTAAAACTCGGCATTATTTCGACTTTATCGCCTTATCTGATTCCGCTTTTTATTCAGGCCATGAAAGAAGCGGCGCCAAACGTACATTTTATTATCAAAGAGGCTTACACCGGAGTTTTAATGAAAGAGCTAGAAACCGGCGCGATTGACGTTGCTATTATGGCGACGCCAACAGGAAATCCAAATTTGATAGAACATGTTATTTTTAAAGAACCTTTTGTGGCGTATTTAAATCAAACCCATCCGATGGCGAATAACGAATTTTATGAAATGCAGCCCGGCGATAAAACCGAGTTATTACTCCTGCATCATGAATATTGCTACAACGCACAATTGCTAGATATTTGCGGATTAAAATCTTCGGATAAAATAAAAGAACAATTTACCTACGATATTAATTCCATCGAAACCTTGAAAAATCTGGTTCGCGCACATTTGGGATTTGCGATTATTCCGAAGCTTTCAACAGTAAATGAATCCGGCGGACTTTTCAAACCTTTTAAAGAACCCGTTCCGGTTAGAGAAATAAGTTTAGTAGTTTCGGATTCGTTTTCAAAAAAGTTATTGCTAGAAAAAATGAACGAAGCCATTTGGAATTGTCTTCCCGAATCCCTCAAAAAAGATTTCAGCTATAAAAAAATCCGTTGGAACGATTCGCCTTATTTTATAAAGGCAGTTAGTAAGTTTATGTAA
- a CDS encoding restriction endonuclease subunit S: MSSNYTPNFNANWQKTDLHSLAGWINGLAFKNIHFEENAKFPIIKINELKYGITNQTAFTNQIFDNNYKVFKGDLLFSWSGSPETSIDAFWYDLEDGYLNQHIFKVVPKEYVTADFIYYLLKYIKPEIIRIAKDKQTTGLGHITQGDMKNFIVSYPTITEQNKIVSYIKSIDEKIGNNLETNQTLEEIARTLFREWFINFNFPNTSGNLKQSEVGEIPESWCINSIGEICYVQNGYAFKSKDFQEQGEIGIIKIKNISGNVVDIQNTDFVDASVVSFLDNKFKIESGSLLIAMTGAEVGKIGLVPLTNKSLWLNQRVGMFKEKIACGNLFIYLLLSSETYQNTIQNSASGSAQPNISASAIESIRTIIPPAELIEAFGKTVKPMFEKILDNLAENEILKTTRDSLLPKLMSGEIEVNG; encoded by the coding sequence ATGAGTTCTAACTATACACCTAACTTTAATGCTAATTGGCAAAAAACTGATTTACATTCTTTAGCAGGATGGATAAATGGTCTTGCATTTAAGAATATTCACTTTGAAGAAAATGCGAAATTTCCAATTATAAAAATTAATGAATTAAAGTATGGAATAACGAATCAAACAGCTTTTACTAATCAAATATTTGATAACAATTACAAGGTCTTTAAAGGAGATCTTCTTTTTTCTTGGTCAGGATCGCCAGAAACCTCTATTGATGCTTTTTGGTATGACTTAGAAGATGGGTACTTAAATCAACACATTTTTAAGGTTGTTCCAAAGGAATATGTAACGGCTGATTTTATTTATTACTTGCTAAAATACATTAAACCAGAAATTATTAGAATAGCAAAAGACAAACAAACTACAGGTCTTGGGCACATAACCCAAGGTGATATGAAAAATTTCATAGTTTCTTATCCAACTATTACAGAACAAAACAAAATAGTATCTTACATAAAATCAATTGATGAAAAAATAGGTAACAATCTTGAAACCAATCAAACTCTTGAAGAAATAGCTCGAACACTTTTTAGAGAATGGTTTATTAATTTCAACTTTCCAAACACTAGCGGCAACTTAAAGCAAAGCGAGGTTGGAGAAATTCCTGAGAGTTGGTGTATAAATAGCATTGGCGAAATATGTTATGTTCAAAATGGTTATGCATTTAAAAGCAAAGATTTTCAAGAGCAGGGAGAGATTGGCATCATCAAAATCAAAAATATCAGCGGCAATGTAGTGGATATTCAAAATACCGATTTTGTAGATGCTTCGGTTGTTTCTTTCTTAGATAATAAATTCAAAATTGAAAGTGGCTCTTTGTTGATTGCTATGACAGGTGCAGAAGTTGGTAAAATTGGTTTAGTGCCATTGACTAATAAAAGTCTTTGGCTTAATCAACGAGTAGGAATGTTTAAGGAGAAAATCGCCTGCGGAAATTTATTTATATACTTGCTCCTTTCTTCTGAAACTTACCAAAACACAATACAAAATTCGGCTTCTGGAAGTGCACAGCCCAATATTAGTGCATCAGCCATTGAGAGCATTAGAACAATTATTCCACCTGCCGAATTGATTGAAGCTTTTGGTAAAACCGTAAAACCAATGTTTGAAAAGATATTGGACAACCTTGCAGAAAATGAAATTTTAAAAACCACGCGAGACAGTTTGTTACCCAAACTAATGTCTGGCGAAATAGAAGTAAATGGCTGA
- a CDS encoding SDR family NAD(P)-dependent oxidoreductase produces the protein MDNLKDKVAVITGGNSGIGYATAKQLKEQGAQVIITGRRKEAIEKAAQELGVTAFTADQSSVSDIENLVATVKEDFGAVDILFINAGIAGLGTIEQTSEELFDSIMSVNLRGAYFTLSKFIPILKDGASVVFLSSNTASMPGPGSSVYSASKTALNSVMKSAALELAPRKIRVNSVSPGPTETEVMKKVGLDETTVKGIMDVVVEKVPLKQMGKSEDVAKMVSYLSSDAAKFITGADFIMDGGMVLA, from the coding sequence ATGGACAATTTAAAAGATAAAGTAGCCGTAATCACAGGCGGAAACAGCGGTATAGGTTACGCAACAGCAAAACAATTAAAAGAGCAAGGCGCTCAGGTTATTATTACCGGAAGACGAAAAGAAGCCATTGAAAAAGCAGCACAGGAATTAGGCGTTACGGCATTTACGGCAGATCAATCGAGTGTTTCGGATATTGAGAATCTGGTTGCTACAGTAAAAGAAGATTTCGGTGCGGTGGATATTCTTTTTATCAATGCCGGAATTGCGGGTTTGGGAACAATTGAGCAAACTTCGGAGGAATTGTTTGACAGTATTATGAGTGTCAATCTGCGAGGCGCTTATTTTACGCTGAGTAAATTTATCCCAATTTTAAAAGACGGTGCTTCGGTAGTGTTTCTTTCTTCGAATACTGCAAGTATGCCGGGACCGGGATCTTCGGTTTATTCGGCCAGCAAAACGGCTCTGAATTCGGTTATGAAATCGGCGGCGTTGGAATTAGCGCCACGAAAAATCAGAGTGAATTCCGTTAGTCCGGGACCCACAGAAACGGAAGTAATGAAAAAAGTCGGTTTAGATGAAACCACCGTAAAAGGTATTATGGATGTTGTAGTCGAAAAAGTGCCATTGAAACAAATGGGAAAATCGGAAGATGTAGCAAAAATGGTTTCGTATTTAAGCAGCGACGCCGCAAAATTCATCACAGGAGCTGATTTTATTATGGATGGGGGAATGGTGTTAGCTTAA
- a CDS encoding type I restriction endonuclease subunit R, whose translation MNILTEDEIEQIALQTFEKQGYEIINGIALERAYNEVVLTSRLEEAIAKLNPSIPYEVREEAVKQVLRVKHTSLLANNEAFHKLLTEGVDIKGREGVENKTFKVWLMDFDNPLNNDFVAVNQFTIVEKHANKRPDVILFINGLPLVVIEIKNATSENATIKNAFDQLQTYKQAIPSLFNYNSILIATDGWFAKAGTITSDWSRFSGWKIPPAPNENNRVEESRELYNSSLFPTEQNHLEMDIMLQGMLDKKVLIDLIRYFIVFEKTKEKTIKKIAAYHQYYAVNKAIQSTIKAASVQGDQRAGVVWHTQGSGKSLSMVFYSGKMVVTPQLDNPTIVVLTDRNDLDQQLFDTFSNCQQLIRQTPVQAENRNHLQSLLSVASGGVIFTTIQKFMPEEKGGEYPKLSDRRNIVVVADEAHRSQYDFIDGYARHMRDALPNASFIGFTGTPIENEDKNTQAIFGEYVDIYDIQQAVEDGATVRIFYESRLAKIELNSDEQSLIDQRIEEVTEEDELTERQQRFAKWTQQEAIVGSEKRLQQVAADLVKHFEQRGEVFEGKGMIVCMSRRICVALHDAIIKIRPEWYSNDDDKGVIKVIMTGSSSDPLDWQEHIRNKPKRKAIGDRLKDPKDGLKLVIVRDMWLTGFDAPCLNTLYVDKPMSGHNLMQAIARVNRVFKDKEGGLIVDYLGIAQDLKKALSIYTANGGKGKIEFDQEEAVAKMEELYEIVIDLFDKFEYKRFFNLEPRQKLTFLLDATDYVLGLDNGKDRFSSNVSNLSKAFAISVPHPKALAIRDDLSFFQAIKARISKLRESVKKRSDEEVETAIRQIISDALISTEVIDIFDVAGIEKPEISILSDEFLAELKDMPRKNLALELLRRLLNDEIKKRSSHNIIQSKKFSEMLSDAIKRYQNNALTAAEVIEEMIRMAKEIKLADQRGEKLNLDFRELAFYDALEVSDSAVKVLGDEILKTIARELVESVRNSVTIDWDKKESVQAKMRVLIKRILKKYGYPPDLQENAVKTILDQAKLLGEDFSGNL comes from the coding sequence ATGAACATTTTAACCGAAGACGAAATAGAACAAATAGCACTTCAAACCTTTGAAAAACAAGGCTATGAAATTATAAATGGTATTGCATTAGAGAGAGCCTACAATGAAGTTGTGTTAACTTCTCGGTTGGAAGAAGCTATTGCAAAACTCAATCCGTCTATTCCTTACGAAGTTCGTGAAGAAGCTGTGAAACAGGTACTGCGAGTAAAGCATACATCTTTGTTAGCCAATAATGAAGCTTTTCATAAATTACTTACGGAAGGTGTGGATATAAAAGGTAGAGAAGGCGTAGAAAACAAAACTTTTAAAGTTTGGTTAATGGATTTTGATAATCCATTAAATAATGATTTCGTAGCGGTCAATCAATTTACTATAGTTGAAAAGCATGCCAACAAAAGACCGGATGTTATTTTATTCATCAATGGTTTACCTTTAGTTGTCATTGAAATAAAAAATGCAACTTCGGAAAATGCAACTATAAAAAACGCTTTCGACCAATTACAAACCTACAAACAAGCTATTCCTTCACTTTTTAACTACAATAGTATTCTAATTGCTACAGATGGTTGGTTTGCAAAAGCAGGAACCATAACAAGTGATTGGAGCAGGTTTAGCGGTTGGAAAATTCCACCAGCTCCAAATGAAAACAATAGAGTTGAAGAATCAAGAGAACTATATAATTCTTCATTATTCCCAACAGAGCAAAACCATTTAGAAATGGATATAATGCTCCAAGGTATGTTGGATAAAAAAGTATTAATAGACCTAATCAGATACTTTATCGTATTTGAGAAAACCAAAGAAAAAACCATCAAAAAAATAGCAGCATATCATCAATATTATGCCGTAAACAAAGCTATACAATCAACTATAAAAGCAGCGTCTGTTCAAGGTGACCAGCGTGCAGGTGTCGTTTGGCATACACAAGGAAGTGGCAAAAGTTTGAGTATGGTGTTTTATTCGGGTAAAATGGTCGTAACGCCACAATTAGACAATCCAACTATTGTGGTTTTAACAGATAGAAATGATTTAGACCAACAATTATTTGATACTTTCAGTAATTGTCAACAACTGATAAGACAAACTCCAGTACAAGCAGAAAATAGAAACCATTTGCAAAGTTTACTTTCAGTGGCTTCGGGTGGTGTAATTTTTACCACTATTCAGAAATTTATGCCTGAAGAAAAAGGTGGTGAATATCCAAAATTGTCTGACCGCAGAAATATTGTGGTAGTAGCTGATGAAGCACATCGTAGCCAATATGATTTTATTGATGGTTATGCTCGTCATATGCGTGACGCACTACCAAATGCTTCATTTATAGGTTTCACGGGAACACCAATAGAAAATGAAGATAAAAATACCCAAGCTATTTTCGGCGAATATGTAGATATTTATGATATTCAACAAGCAGTTGAAGATGGAGCAACAGTTCGTATATTTTATGAAAGCCGTTTGGCAAAAATAGAATTGAATTCAGATGAGCAAAGTCTTATTGACCAGCGTATTGAAGAAGTTACCGAAGAAGATGAACTAACAGAACGCCAACAACGTTTTGCAAAATGGACACAACAGGAAGCCATTGTAGGTAGCGAAAAACGATTACAACAAGTAGCAGCTGACTTAGTAAAACATTTCGAACAACGAGGAGAAGTTTTTGAAGGCAAAGGCATGATTGTGTGTATGAGTCGTAGAATTTGTGTAGCTTTACACGATGCAATTATTAAAATTCGTCCAGAGTGGTATAGTAATGATGATGATAAAGGTGTAATCAAAGTTATTATGACCGGTTCTTCATCTGATCCATTAGATTGGCAGGAACACATCAGAAACAAACCAAAAAGAAAAGCGATTGGTGACAGATTAAAAGACCCAAAAGACGGTTTAAAATTAGTTATTGTTCGTGATATGTGGCTAACAGGTTTTGATGCTCCTTGTTTAAATACTTTATATGTAGATAAACCAATGTCAGGACACAATTTAATGCAGGCTATTGCCAGAGTAAACCGTGTTTTTAAAGACAAAGAAGGTGGTTTAATCGTTGATTACTTAGGTATTGCACAAGATTTAAAGAAAGCTTTAAGTATTTATACAGCAAATGGCGGTAAAGGTAAAATTGAATTTGATCAGGAAGAAGCCGTTGCCAAAATGGAAGAGTTATATGAAATTGTAATAGATTTATTTGATAAATTCGAATATAAAAGGTTCTTTAATTTAGAGCCAAGGCAAAAACTAACATTTTTGCTAGATGCAACCGATTATGTGTTAGGATTGGATAACGGTAAAGATCGATTTAGTTCCAATGTGAGTAATCTTTCCAAAGCTTTTGCTATTTCGGTGCCACATCCAAAAGCATTAGCCATTAGAGATGATTTAAGCTTCTTTCAAGCTATTAAGGCAAGAATATCTAAATTGAGAGAAAGTGTAAAAAAACGAAGTGATGAAGAAGTAGAAACAGCTATTAGACAAATTATTTCAGATGCTTTAATTTCAACTGAGGTAATAGATATTTTTGATGTTGCAGGTATAGAAAAACCTGAAATTTCAATTTTATCAGATGAGTTCTTGGCGGAATTAAAAGATATGCCAAGAAAGAATTTGGCTTTAGAATTATTGAGAAGATTATTAAATGATGAGATTAAAAAACGCTCCTCACACAATATCATACAAAGTAAAAAGTTTTCTGAAATGCTTTCTGATGCTATTAAACGTTATCAAAATAACGCTTTAACGGCCGCCGAGGTTATTGAAGAAATGATACGAATGGCGAAAGAAATAAAACTTGCCGATCAAAGAGGTGAAAAATTAAATCTTGATTTTAGAGAATTAGCTTTTTATGATGCATTAGAAGTTTCTGATAGTGCGGTAAAAGTATTAGGTGATGAAATTTTAAAAACAATCGCACGAGAATTAGTTGAAAGCGTTCGAAATTCAGTTACAATTGATTGGGATAAAAAAGAAAGTGTTCAAGCTAAAATGCGAGTATTAATAAAACGTATTTTAAAAAAATATGGATACCCCCCAGATTTACAGGAAAACGCTGTGAAAACGATTTTAGATCAAGCTAAATTATTAGGAGAAGATTTTTCAGGAAATTTATAG
- a CDS encoding cupin domain-containing protein encodes METKKQKTWVIIAIIILGIIAFLVPNQIAAQTGIKRTDLQKHDLSIPGRETVQAKIDFEGHSAFGKHFHPGEEIIYVLEGSLEYEVEGQAPVTLKAGEVLFIPAGVVHSAKNNTDTKASELATYIVEKGKPVLTLKK; translated from the coding sequence ATGGAAACTAAAAAACAAAAAACCTGGGTTATTATCGCGATTATCATTTTAGGCATCATCGCCTTTTTGGTCCCAAACCAAATCGCGGCCCAAACCGGAATAAAACGCACTGATTTACAAAAACACGATTTAAGTATTCCGGGCAGAGAAACCGTTCAAGCGAAAATCGATTTTGAAGGACATTCGGCTTTTGGGAAACACTTTCATCCCGGCGAAGAGATTATTTATGTACTCGAAGGTTCATTAGAATATGAAGTTGAAGGCCAAGCGCCGGTTACCTTAAAAGCTGGAGAAGTTCTTTTTATTCCCGCTGGAGTGGTTCACTCGGCAAAAAATAATACAGATACAAAAGCCTCAGAACTGGCGACATATATAGTCGAAAAAGGAAAACCTGTCTTGACTTTGAAGAAATAG
- a CDS encoding class I SAM-dependent DNA methyltransferase: protein MSDIKDIEKTLWAAADKLRSNMDAAEYKHVVLGLIFLKYISDAFDELHTKLLSGKGEYAGADPEDADEYLANNVFYVPEKARWSYLQGNAKQPSIGILLDNAMDEIEKINDNLKGVLPKNYANPDLDKQRLGELLDLISSIGFGGDGHKGKDLLGQVYEYFLGMFADAEGKNGGQFYTPQSIVKVLVDMLEPYKGRIYDGCCGSGGMFVQSEKFIESHQGKIGDISVYGQESNPTTVKLAKMNLAIRGIDANIQFGDTFTNDLHPDLKADYIIANPPFNISDWKGEHLRDDKRWKYGIPPTGNANFAWLQHFIHKLSPNGTAGIVLANGSMNTNTTSEGEIRKNLIEARLVDCMVALPAQLFYNTMIPACLWFLAKNKTNGKYRNRENEILFIDTRKMGKMINRRNRVLRDESDADINEIKEIADTYHKWRNPNGGYEDIAGFCKSATIEEIAKNNYVLMPGRYVGTEEEELDGIPFEERMQLLTEKLSKHFSKDIVLENTIREKLKEIGYEF, encoded by the coding sequence ATGAGCGATATAAAAGACATTGAAAAAACCCTTTGGGCTGCTGCCGATAAACTCCGTAGCAATATGGACGCTGCCGAATACAAACACGTAGTTTTAGGTTTAATTTTCTTAAAATACATCTCAGATGCTTTTGATGAATTGCATACTAAATTACTATCAGGAAAAGGAGAATATGCTGGTGCAGACCCAGAAGATGCTGATGAATATTTAGCAAATAATGTCTTTTATGTTCCTGAAAAAGCACGTTGGAGTTATCTTCAAGGAAATGCTAAGCAACCTTCAATAGGTATATTACTTGACAATGCAATGGATGAAATTGAAAAAATCAATGATAACCTAAAAGGCGTTTTACCAAAAAACTATGCAAATCCTGATTTGGACAAACAACGTTTAGGAGAATTACTCGATTTAATTAGTTCTATTGGTTTTGGTGGTGACGGTCACAAAGGAAAAGATTTATTAGGACAAGTCTATGAATACTTTCTAGGTATGTTTGCCGATGCCGAGGGTAAAAACGGCGGGCAATTCTATACACCACAAAGTATTGTAAAAGTATTGGTTGATATGCTTGAACCCTACAAAGGAAGGATATATGACGGCTGTTGTGGTAGTGGAGGAATGTTTGTACAAAGCGAAAAATTCATAGAAAGCCATCAGGGTAAAATTGGAGATATTAGCGTTTACGGACAAGAAAGCAACCCAACAACAGTAAAGTTAGCCAAGATGAACCTTGCTATTCGTGGTATAGATGCCAACATACAATTTGGAGATACATTTACCAACGATTTGCATCCGGATTTAAAAGCAGATTATATTATCGCCAATCCTCCTTTCAATATTAGCGACTGGAAAGGCGAACATCTGCGTGATGATAAACGTTGGAAGTACGGTATACCACCTACAGGAAACGCTAACTTCGCTTGGTTACAACACTTCATTCATAAGCTAAGCCCCAACGGAACAGCGGGTATTGTATTAGCAAACGGAAGTATGAATACAAATACTACAAGCGAAGGAGAAATTCGTAAAAATTTGATTGAAGCCCGACTAGTTGATTGTATGGTAGCACTACCTGCTCAATTATTTTACAACACTATGATTCCTGCTTGTTTGTGGTTTTTAGCAAAAAACAAGACGAACGGAAAGTATAGAAACCGTGAAAATGAGATTTTATTTATTGACACCCGCAAAATGGGGAAAATGATAAATAGAAGGAATAGGGTATTGAGAGATGAAAGTGATGCCGATATTAATGAAATAAAAGAAATAGCTGATACTTACCACAAATGGAGAAACCCAAATGGCGGATATGAAGACATTGCAGGCTTTTGTAAATCTGCCACAATTGAAGAAATAGCGAAAAATAATTACGTCCTAATGCCAGGCAGATACGTGGGTACAGAAGAAGAAGAACTTGATGGGATACCATTTGAAGAAAGAATGCAATTACTTACAGAAAAGTTATCTAAGCATTTTTCTAAAGACATTGTATTAGAAAACACTATACGTGAAAAGTTAAAAGAGATCGGATATGAGTTCTAA
- a CDS encoding OsmC family protein: MKFTRRANANWKGTGMEGKGTISTQSTTLDNAQLSFKTRFEQGVGTNPEELIAAAHSGCFTMQLSFLLSEAGFVPEDLDTTAKVTFEDGTITLIALELTGKVPGISEEDFQKTAQKAKEICPISKLLNTEITLAVTLN, from the coding sequence ATGAAATTTACAAGAAGAGCAAACGCAAACTGGAAAGGTACAGGAATGGAAGGAAAAGGAACCATCAGTACGCAAAGCACAACTTTAGATAATGCACAATTATCTTTTAAAACTCGTTTCGAACAAGGTGTTGGAACTAACCCTGAGGAATTAATTGCAGCGGCACATTCTGGCTGTTTTACAATGCAATTGAGCTTTTTATTATCTGAAGCTGGTTTTGTTCCTGAAGATTTAGACACAACCGCTAAAGTAACTTTTGAAGACGGAACTATCACTTTAATTGCTTTAGAACTTACTGGAAAAGTTCCTGGAATCTCTGAAGAAGATTTTCAAAAAACAGCTCAAAAAGCAAAAGAAATTTGTCCGATTTCGAAATTATTGAACACTGAAATTACTTTGGCTGTAACGTTGAACTAA